A region of Micromonospora sp. WMMD882 DNA encodes the following proteins:
- a CDS encoding cellulose-binding protein produces the protein MKTTTRLKLVTGGVALVAVGAALPMATASAGAGGDPGRAGMPALASGPNLSLGADADGSSKASGTSYGNVVDGDLGTYWSPSGSTGRISVKWGSATTVGAVVIRAASGGGAIGSWRVVNNDTGAVLATGSGTGEISFPPASLKKINFEITGASGTPRVAEFETYASTGAPPTTPPPTTPPPTTPPTTPPPSGSTLYVAPNGSDGAAGTEANPTTLTSAITRIPVGGTIYLRGGTYRQTQTITIGQNNNGTSSARKKLFAYPGETPVLNFSAQSEDPANRGLEVGGSFWHIHGIVVERAGDNGILLAGNNNIIERVVTRHNRDSGLQLSRLVAGAPRDQWPSDNLVLSTVSHDNVDSDGEDADGFAPKLTVGSGNVFRYTVAHHNIDDGYDLYTKSDTGPIGAVTIESSLAYDNGTLSNGGQAGNGDRNGFKLGGEDIAVNHTIRGAIAYRNGKHGFTYNRNPGTMTVSNNANIGNTERNFNFDGGSSVFRNNTSCDSGSNDRVVGNADGSNQFWAGTNGSRCAQYSGALGWSFAADGRLVVTFGGRIVTP, from the coding sequence GTGAAGACGACAACGAGACTCAAGCTCGTCACCGGCGGCGTCGCCCTGGTCGCGGTGGGCGCGGCGCTGCCGATGGCCACCGCGTCGGCCGGCGCCGGTGGTGACCCGGGCCGCGCCGGCATGCCGGCCCTGGCCAGCGGACCCAACCTCAGCCTCGGGGCCGACGCCGACGGCTCCAGCAAGGCCAGCGGCACGAGCTACGGCAACGTGGTCGACGGCGACCTGGGCACCTACTGGTCGCCGAGCGGGTCGACCGGTCGCATCTCGGTCAAGTGGGGATCGGCGACCACGGTGGGCGCCGTCGTCATCCGGGCGGCCTCGGGCGGCGGCGCCATCGGGTCGTGGCGGGTCGTCAACAACGACACCGGCGCGGTGCTGGCCACCGGCAGCGGAACCGGTGAGATCAGCTTCCCGCCGGCCTCACTGAAAAAGATCAACTTCGAGATCACCGGCGCCAGCGGCACGCCCCGGGTCGCCGAGTTCGAGACCTACGCCTCGACGGGCGCCCCGCCGACCACGCCGCCGCCCACCACGCCCCCGCCGACCACCCCGCCCACCACGCCCCCGCCGTCGGGCAGCACGCTCTACGTGGCGCCCAACGGCAGCGACGGCGCCGCCGGAACCGAGGCGAACCCGACGACGCTGACCTCCGCGATCACCCGGATCCCCGTCGGCGGGACGATCTACCTGCGGGGCGGCACCTACCGGCAGACGCAGACCATCACCATCGGCCAGAACAACAACGGCACGTCCAGCGCCCGCAAGAAGCTGTTCGCGTACCCGGGGGAGACCCCGGTGTTGAACTTCTCGGCCCAGAGCGAGGACCCGGCGAACCGGGGACTCGAGGTGGGCGGGTCGTTCTGGCACATCCACGGCATCGTCGTCGAGCGGGCCGGGGACAACGGCATCCTCCTGGCCGGTAACAACAACATCATCGAACGGGTGGTGACCCGTCACAACCGGGACTCCGGGTTGCAGTTGTCGCGGCTGGTGGCCGGCGCGCCGCGTGACCAGTGGCCGTCCGACAACCTGGTGCTGAGCACGGTGTCGCACGACAACGTCGACTCCGACGGCGAGGACGCGGACGGCTTCGCCCCGAAACTCACCGTCGGCTCCGGCAACGTCTTCCGGTACACCGTGGCCCACCACAACATCGACGACGGCTACGACCTCTACACCAAGAGCGACACCGGCCCGATCGGCGCGGTGACCATCGAGTCCTCCCTCGCCTACGACAACGGCACCCTCAGCAACGGAGGCCAGGCCGGCAACGGCGACCGGAACGGATTCAAGCTCGGCGGCGAGGACATCGCGGTGAACCACACCATCCGGGGCGCCATCGCCTACCGCAACGGCAAGCACGGGTTCACCTACAACCGCAACCCGGGCACGATGACCGTGTCGAACAACGCCAACATCGGCAACACCGAACGCAACTTCAACTTCGACGGCGGCTCCTCGGTGTTCCGGAACAACACCTCGTGCGACAGCGGTTCGAACGACCGGGTCGTCGGCAACGCGGACGGCTCGAACCAGTTCTGGGCCGGCACGAACGGCTCCCGGTGCGCCCAGTACTCCGGCGCGCTCGGTTGGTCCTTCGCCGCGGACGGCCGCCTCGTGGTGACCTTCGGTGGCCGGATCGTGACGCCGTAA